From a region of the Catharus ustulatus isolate bCatUst1 chromosome 11, bCatUst1.pri.v2, whole genome shotgun sequence genome:
- the RIPOR1 gene encoding rho family-interacting cell polarization regulator 1 isoform X1, which produces MQLPLALAGPWFPAEITWLPRFHGESRGGRCQEPARTPRLLPSMGVEQRGCTEPGPISPRASSPASPGTWRPSRSHSTMSLSVRPQRRVLVTKINRSQSFAGVNSSADRPFRNLSPFTPTVSRKTGSRVSRMFSMSHKSPPPKVPQPNRLDEVYEALKKGLTAYLEVHQLELEKLSTQIRESKRNSRLGFLYDLDKQVKSIERFLRRLEFHASKIDELYEAYCIQRRLRDGAHNMVKAYSTGSPGSREARESLAEASKGYKEYTENMCLLENELESQLGEFHVRMKGLAGFARLCAGDQYEIFMKYGRQRWKLRGRIEVNSKQVWDSEEMVFLPLVTEFLSIKVTELKSLANHVVVGNVSCETKDLFAALPQVVAVDINDLGTLKLSLEVTWNPFDKDDQPSAASSVNKASTVNKRFSTYNQSPPDTPSLREQAFYNMLRRQEELENGTAWSISSESSDDSSSPQLSSSARHATHKPIVQPEVQASAPAIEISFSQQPEEADAVLGASGSSVPPAGSQPEEPSSRKKDTVANGHVPYSRTLSHISEASVDATMEVKTAESPWEPVPSTEDTGMGEQDSQTLPGAAVAAAVAGQDRAIEAKPRASVAWAPSCEEVAGRAEPVQSQAPAQSDYGTGIPTALAQASAEERPTPTPPLPTSTPEVPRGKMVDSGLEEAIGLLGSALDDYRGQFPELQPLERELKRLEEMLLQKQGVFLSRASSISLTVEHALESFSFLNTSDMEDSEGSEEEPLQDERRAGRPLRSSRAPSAGEVGADDTGMCSGSEASTDPMSTGNEFLDKALVLHLNNCNRLLLKLGTFGPLRCQEMYALDRLLRESQVLEIVCQLTEERAGAASSAADVVQFSTRKEGVLPLWDLCVEVPNVYTCPVERFLQVLSAQYAAPISEQHPGLADAVCVKLVEDVLNRRLPRRPGSAQSEQVTIFQYWSYFESLGALVLDTYMMELAEEALLAQNLNSDDQDVVLRALKRMPEGRLKKEGLKALSLLLVEGNSKVVSAVSAQLRSLAENPRFRQRALVCFLEQLEDEEVQTRVAGCAALGCLKAKESIEQLVYLCQTDKEPVREAAKQSLMLCGEDGKSAHRRLEETLDSLPRIFAPASMASTAF; this is translated from the exons GCCAGTCCTTTGCCGGAGTGAACTCATCGGCCGACCGGCCCTTCAG GAATCTTTCACCTTTCACCCCCACTGTCTCCCGCAAGACTGGCTCCAGGGTCAGTAGGATGTTCTCAATGTCGCACAAATCCCCACCACCCAAGGTGCCTCAGCCCAACCGCCTGGACGAGGTGTACGAAGCTCTCAAGAAGGGCCTGAC AGCCTACCTGGAGGTGCACCAGCTGGAACTGGAGAAGCTCAGCACACAGATCCGTGAGTCCAAGAGGAATTCACGACTG GGCTTTCTCTACGATCTGGATAAG caagTGAAGTCAATCGAGCGCTTCCTGCGTCGCCTGGAGTTCCATGCCAGCAAG ATAGATGAGCTGTATGAGGCTTACTGCATCCAGCGGCGGCTCCGTGATGGAGCCCACAACATGGTCAAGGCTTACAGCACGGGCTCGCCGGGCAGCCGGGAGGCACGAGAGAGCCTGGCCGAGGCCAGCAAGGGCTACAAGGAGTACACAGAG AACATGTGTCTGTTGGAGAATGAGCTGGAGAGCCAGCTGGGCGAGTTCCACGTCCGGATGAAAG GACTGGCAGGCTTTGCCCGGCTTTGTGCTGGTGACCAGTATGAG ATCTTCATGAAGTATGGACGGCAGCGGTGGAAGCTGCGAGGGCGCATCGAGGTGAACAGCAAGCAGGTGTGGGACAGCGAGGAAATGGTTTTCTTGCCCCTCGTCACTGAGTTCCTCTCCATCAAG GTGACGGAGCTAAAGAGCCTGGCCAACCATGTTGTGGTGGGCAATGTGTCCTGTGAGACCAAGGACCTCtttgcagctctgccccaggtAGTGGCTGTGGATATCAATGACCTGGGCACCCTCAAACTCAGCCTGGAGGTGACCTGGAA ccccttcGACAAGGATGACCAGCCCTCAGCAGCCAGCAGCGTCAACAAGGCTTCCACAGTGAACAAGAGGTTCTCCACCTACAACCAGAGTCCGCCTGACACGCCATCCCTGCGGGAACAGGCATTCTAT aACATGCTGCGGCGccaggaagagctggagaacGGCACAGCCTGGTCCATCTCCTCTGAGTCCTCGGATGACTCCTCCAGCCCCCAGCTGTCCAGCAGCGCCCGCCATGCCACACACAAGCCCATCGTGCAGCCTGAGGTGCAGGCCTCCGCCCCCGCCATCGAGATCTCCTTCTCCCAGCAACCAGAGGAGGCTGACGCCGTGCTCGGGGCCAGTGGCAGCAGTGTCCCCCCTGCTGGGAGCCAGCCAGAGGAGCCAAGCAGCCGTAAGAAGGATACAGTGGCCAACGGGCATGTGCCCTACTCCCGGACTCTGAGCCACATCAGCGAGGCCAGTGTGGATGCCACAATGGAGGTCAAGACTGCAGAGAGCCCTTGGGAGCCTGTGCCCAGCACggaggacacagggatgggcgAGCAAGACTCACAAACTCTCCCTGGTGCTGCggtggcagctgctgtggcagggcaggacagggccaTTGAGGCCAAGCCTCGCGCCTCCGTGGCATGGGCACCCTCCTGTGAGGAGGTGGCtggcagggccgagccagtgCAGAGCCAGGCGCCAGCACAGAGTGACTATGGCACCGGGAtccccacagcactggcacAAGCCTCTGCAGAAGAGAGGCCCACCCCAACCCCACCACTGCCCACCAGTACCCCTGAGGTGCCGCGGGGGAAGATGGTGGATTCAGGTCTGGAGGAGGCAATTGGcctcctgggctcagctctggatGACTATCGGGGACagttcccagagctgcagccccttgAACGGGAGCTCAAACGTctggaggagatgctgctg cagaagcaagGTGTCTTCCTCAGCCGGGCCTCCAGCATCAGCCTGACCGTGGAGCACGCACTGGAGAGCTTCAGCTTCCTCAACACCTCTGACATGGAGGACTCAGAGGGTTCTGAGGAGGAGCCTCTCCAAGATGAGAG AAGGGCTGGCAGACCTCTGcgcagcagcagggcccccAGCGCTGGCGAGGTGGGGGCAGATGACACCGGAATGTGCAGCGGTTCTGAGGCCAGCACTGACCCCATGAGCACTGGCAATGAGTTCCTGGATAAGGCTCTGGTGCTTCACCTCAACAACTGCAACCGCCTGCTGCTG AAGCTGGGCACCTTTGGTCCCCTGCGGTGCCAGGAGATGTATGCCCTGGACAGGCTGCTGCGGGAGTCGCAGGTGCTGGAGATCGTGTGCCAGCTGACGGAGGAGCGCGCAGGAGCAGCCAGTTCAGCTGCTGATG tggTGCAGTTCTCGACGCGGAAGGAGGGCGTGCTGCCCCTTTGGGACCTCTGTGTGGAAGTGCCCAACGTCTACACCTGCCCCGTGGAGCGGTTCCTGCAGGTGCTCAGTGCCCAGTACGCAGCTCCCATCAGCGAGCAGCACCCTGGTTTGGCTGATGCTG TGTGTGTGAAACTAGTGGAGGATGTGCTGAATCGGCGGCTGCCCCGGCGGCCCGGCAGCGCCCAGAGTGAGCAGGTCACCATCTTCCAGTACTGGAGCTACTTTGAGTCACTCGGTGCCCTGGTGCTTGACACCTACATgatggagctggcagaggaag cactgctggcacagaacCTCAACTCGGACGACCAGGACGTGGTGCTGCGCGCCCTGAAGCGCATGCCCGAGGGCCGCCTGAAGAAGGAGGGGCTGAAGGCGCTGAGCCTGCTCCTCGTGGAGGGCAACAGCAAGGTGGTGAGCGCCGTGTCAGCCCAGCTCCGCAGCCTGGCAGAAAACCCCCGCTTCCGCCAACGG GCCCTCGTGTgcttcctggagcagctggaggatgaGGAGGTGCAGACACGTGTGGCAGGGTGTGCGGCGCTGGGCTGCTTGAAG GCCAAAGAGAGCATTGAGCAGCTGGTTTACCTGTGCCAAACCGACAAAGAGCCTGTGCGGGAGGCGGCCAAGCAGAGCCTGATGCTGTGTG GGGAAGATGGTAAATCAGCTCACCGGCGACTGGAGGAGACCCTGGATAGCCTCCCGCGGATCTTTGCACCAGCCAGCATGGCCAGTACAGCTTTCTGA
- the RIPOR1 gene encoding rho family-interacting cell polarization regulator 1 isoform X4, translating to MSLSVRPQRRVLVTKINRSQSFAGVNSSADRPFRNLSPFTPTVSRKTGSRVSRMFSMSHKSPPPKVPQPNRLDEVYEALKKGLTAYLEVHQLELEKLSTQIRESKRNSRLGFLYDLDKQVKSIERFLRRLEFHASKIDELYEAYCIQRRLRDGAHNMVKAYSTGSPGSREARESLAEASKGYKEYTENMCLLENELESQLGEFHVRMKGLAGFARLCAGDQYEIFMKYGRQRWKLRGRIEVNSKQVWDSEEMVFLPLVTEFLSIKVTELKSLANHVVVGNVSCETKDLFAALPQVVAVDINDLGTLKLSLEVTWNPFDKDDQPSAASSVNKASTVNKRFSTYNQSPPDTPSLREQAFYNMLRRQEELENGTAWSISSESSDDSSSPQLSSSARHATHKPIVQPEVQASAPAIEISFSQQPEEADAVLGASGSSVPPAGSQPEEPSSRKKDTVANGHVPYSRTLSHISEASVDATMEVKTAESPWEPVPSTEDTGMGEQDSQTLPGAAVAAAVAGQDRAIEAKPRASVAWAPSCEEVAGRAEPVQSQAPAQSDYGTGIPTALAQASAEERPTPTPPLPTSTPEVPRGKMVDSGLEEAIGLLGSALDDYRGQFPELQPLERELKRLEEMLLQKQGVFLSRASSISLTVEHALESFSFLNTSDMEDSEGSEEEPLQDERRAGRPLRSSRAPSAGEVGADDTGMCSGSEASTDPMSTGNEFLDKALVLHLNNCNRLLLKLGTFGPLRCQEMYALDRLLRESQVLEIVCQLTEERAGAASSAADVVQFSTRKEGVLPLWDLCVEVPNVYTCPVERFLQVLSAQYAAPISEQHPGLADAVCVKLVEDVLNRRLPRRPGSAQSEQVTIFQYWSYFESLGALVLDTYMMELAEEALLAQNLNSDDQDVVLRALKRMPEGRLKKEGLKALSLLLVEGNSKVVSAVSAQLRSLAENPRFRQRALVCFLEQLEDEEVQTRVAGCAALGCLKAKESIEQLVYLCQTDKEPVREAAKQSLMLCGEDGKSAHRRLEETLDSLPRIFAPASMASTAF from the exons GCCAGTCCTTTGCCGGAGTGAACTCATCGGCCGACCGGCCCTTCAG GAATCTTTCACCTTTCACCCCCACTGTCTCCCGCAAGACTGGCTCCAGGGTCAGTAGGATGTTCTCAATGTCGCACAAATCCCCACCACCCAAGGTGCCTCAGCCCAACCGCCTGGACGAGGTGTACGAAGCTCTCAAGAAGGGCCTGAC AGCCTACCTGGAGGTGCACCAGCTGGAACTGGAGAAGCTCAGCACACAGATCCGTGAGTCCAAGAGGAATTCACGACTG GGCTTTCTCTACGATCTGGATAAG caagTGAAGTCAATCGAGCGCTTCCTGCGTCGCCTGGAGTTCCATGCCAGCAAG ATAGATGAGCTGTATGAGGCTTACTGCATCCAGCGGCGGCTCCGTGATGGAGCCCACAACATGGTCAAGGCTTACAGCACGGGCTCGCCGGGCAGCCGGGAGGCACGAGAGAGCCTGGCCGAGGCCAGCAAGGGCTACAAGGAGTACACAGAG AACATGTGTCTGTTGGAGAATGAGCTGGAGAGCCAGCTGGGCGAGTTCCACGTCCGGATGAAAG GACTGGCAGGCTTTGCCCGGCTTTGTGCTGGTGACCAGTATGAG ATCTTCATGAAGTATGGACGGCAGCGGTGGAAGCTGCGAGGGCGCATCGAGGTGAACAGCAAGCAGGTGTGGGACAGCGAGGAAATGGTTTTCTTGCCCCTCGTCACTGAGTTCCTCTCCATCAAG GTGACGGAGCTAAAGAGCCTGGCCAACCATGTTGTGGTGGGCAATGTGTCCTGTGAGACCAAGGACCTCtttgcagctctgccccaggtAGTGGCTGTGGATATCAATGACCTGGGCACCCTCAAACTCAGCCTGGAGGTGACCTGGAA ccccttcGACAAGGATGACCAGCCCTCAGCAGCCAGCAGCGTCAACAAGGCTTCCACAGTGAACAAGAGGTTCTCCACCTACAACCAGAGTCCGCCTGACACGCCATCCCTGCGGGAACAGGCATTCTAT aACATGCTGCGGCGccaggaagagctggagaacGGCACAGCCTGGTCCATCTCCTCTGAGTCCTCGGATGACTCCTCCAGCCCCCAGCTGTCCAGCAGCGCCCGCCATGCCACACACAAGCCCATCGTGCAGCCTGAGGTGCAGGCCTCCGCCCCCGCCATCGAGATCTCCTTCTCCCAGCAACCAGAGGAGGCTGACGCCGTGCTCGGGGCCAGTGGCAGCAGTGTCCCCCCTGCTGGGAGCCAGCCAGAGGAGCCAAGCAGCCGTAAGAAGGATACAGTGGCCAACGGGCATGTGCCCTACTCCCGGACTCTGAGCCACATCAGCGAGGCCAGTGTGGATGCCACAATGGAGGTCAAGACTGCAGAGAGCCCTTGGGAGCCTGTGCCCAGCACggaggacacagggatgggcgAGCAAGACTCACAAACTCTCCCTGGTGCTGCggtggcagctgctgtggcagggcaggacagggccaTTGAGGCCAAGCCTCGCGCCTCCGTGGCATGGGCACCCTCCTGTGAGGAGGTGGCtggcagggccgagccagtgCAGAGCCAGGCGCCAGCACAGAGTGACTATGGCACCGGGAtccccacagcactggcacAAGCCTCTGCAGAAGAGAGGCCCACCCCAACCCCACCACTGCCCACCAGTACCCCTGAGGTGCCGCGGGGGAAGATGGTGGATTCAGGTCTGGAGGAGGCAATTGGcctcctgggctcagctctggatGACTATCGGGGACagttcccagagctgcagccccttgAACGGGAGCTCAAACGTctggaggagatgctgctg cagaagcaagGTGTCTTCCTCAGCCGGGCCTCCAGCATCAGCCTGACCGTGGAGCACGCACTGGAGAGCTTCAGCTTCCTCAACACCTCTGACATGGAGGACTCAGAGGGTTCTGAGGAGGAGCCTCTCCAAGATGAGAG AAGGGCTGGCAGACCTCTGcgcagcagcagggcccccAGCGCTGGCGAGGTGGGGGCAGATGACACCGGAATGTGCAGCGGTTCTGAGGCCAGCACTGACCCCATGAGCACTGGCAATGAGTTCCTGGATAAGGCTCTGGTGCTTCACCTCAACAACTGCAACCGCCTGCTGCTG AAGCTGGGCACCTTTGGTCCCCTGCGGTGCCAGGAGATGTATGCCCTGGACAGGCTGCTGCGGGAGTCGCAGGTGCTGGAGATCGTGTGCCAGCTGACGGAGGAGCGCGCAGGAGCAGCCAGTTCAGCTGCTGATG tggTGCAGTTCTCGACGCGGAAGGAGGGCGTGCTGCCCCTTTGGGACCTCTGTGTGGAAGTGCCCAACGTCTACACCTGCCCCGTGGAGCGGTTCCTGCAGGTGCTCAGTGCCCAGTACGCAGCTCCCATCAGCGAGCAGCACCCTGGTTTGGCTGATGCTG TGTGTGTGAAACTAGTGGAGGATGTGCTGAATCGGCGGCTGCCCCGGCGGCCCGGCAGCGCCCAGAGTGAGCAGGTCACCATCTTCCAGTACTGGAGCTACTTTGAGTCACTCGGTGCCCTGGTGCTTGACACCTACATgatggagctggcagaggaag cactgctggcacagaacCTCAACTCGGACGACCAGGACGTGGTGCTGCGCGCCCTGAAGCGCATGCCCGAGGGCCGCCTGAAGAAGGAGGGGCTGAAGGCGCTGAGCCTGCTCCTCGTGGAGGGCAACAGCAAGGTGGTGAGCGCCGTGTCAGCCCAGCTCCGCAGCCTGGCAGAAAACCCCCGCTTCCGCCAACGG GCCCTCGTGTgcttcctggagcagctggaggatgaGGAGGTGCAGACACGTGTGGCAGGGTGTGCGGCGCTGGGCTGCTTGAAG GCCAAAGAGAGCATTGAGCAGCTGGTTTACCTGTGCCAAACCGACAAAGAGCCTGTGCGGGAGGCGGCCAAGCAGAGCCTGATGCTGTGTG GGGAAGATGGTAAATCAGCTCACCGGCGACTGGAGGAGACCCTGGATAGCCTCCCGCGGATCTTTGCACCAGCCAGCATGGCCAGTACAGCTTTCTGA
- the RIPOR1 gene encoding rho family-interacting cell polarization regulator 1 isoform X3 has product MSGKPKGRPSRSHSTMSLSVRPQRRVLVTKINRSQSFAGVNSSADRPFRNLSPFTPTVSRKTGSRVSRMFSMSHKSPPPKVPQPNRLDEVYEALKKGLTAYLEVHQLELEKLSTQIRESKRNSRLGFLYDLDKQVKSIERFLRRLEFHASKIDELYEAYCIQRRLRDGAHNMVKAYSTGSPGSREARESLAEASKGYKEYTENMCLLENELESQLGEFHVRMKGLAGFARLCAGDQYEIFMKYGRQRWKLRGRIEVNSKQVWDSEEMVFLPLVTEFLSIKVTELKSLANHVVVGNVSCETKDLFAALPQVVAVDINDLGTLKLSLEVTWNPFDKDDQPSAASSVNKASTVNKRFSTYNQSPPDTPSLREQAFYNMLRRQEELENGTAWSISSESSDDSSSPQLSSSARHATHKPIVQPEVQASAPAIEISFSQQPEEADAVLGASGSSVPPAGSQPEEPSSRKKDTVANGHVPYSRTLSHISEASVDATMEVKTAESPWEPVPSTEDTGMGEQDSQTLPGAAVAAAVAGQDRAIEAKPRASVAWAPSCEEVAGRAEPVQSQAPAQSDYGTGIPTALAQASAEERPTPTPPLPTSTPEVPRGKMVDSGLEEAIGLLGSALDDYRGQFPELQPLERELKRLEEMLLQKQGVFLSRASSISLTVEHALESFSFLNTSDMEDSEGSEEEPLQDERRAGRPLRSSRAPSAGEVGADDTGMCSGSEASTDPMSTGNEFLDKALVLHLNNCNRLLLKLGTFGPLRCQEMYALDRLLRESQVLEIVCQLTEERAGAASSAADVVQFSTRKEGVLPLWDLCVEVPNVYTCPVERFLQVLSAQYAAPISEQHPGLADAVCVKLVEDVLNRRLPRRPGSAQSEQVTIFQYWSYFESLGALVLDTYMMELAEEALLAQNLNSDDQDVVLRALKRMPEGRLKKEGLKALSLLLVEGNSKVVSAVSAQLRSLAENPRFRQRALVCFLEQLEDEEVQTRVAGCAALGCLKAKESIEQLVYLCQTDKEPVREAAKQSLMLCGEDGKSAHRRLEETLDSLPRIFAPASMASTAF; this is encoded by the exons GCCAGTCCTTTGCCGGAGTGAACTCATCGGCCGACCGGCCCTTCAG GAATCTTTCACCTTTCACCCCCACTGTCTCCCGCAAGACTGGCTCCAGGGTCAGTAGGATGTTCTCAATGTCGCACAAATCCCCACCACCCAAGGTGCCTCAGCCCAACCGCCTGGACGAGGTGTACGAAGCTCTCAAGAAGGGCCTGAC AGCCTACCTGGAGGTGCACCAGCTGGAACTGGAGAAGCTCAGCACACAGATCCGTGAGTCCAAGAGGAATTCACGACTG GGCTTTCTCTACGATCTGGATAAG caagTGAAGTCAATCGAGCGCTTCCTGCGTCGCCTGGAGTTCCATGCCAGCAAG ATAGATGAGCTGTATGAGGCTTACTGCATCCAGCGGCGGCTCCGTGATGGAGCCCACAACATGGTCAAGGCTTACAGCACGGGCTCGCCGGGCAGCCGGGAGGCACGAGAGAGCCTGGCCGAGGCCAGCAAGGGCTACAAGGAGTACACAGAG AACATGTGTCTGTTGGAGAATGAGCTGGAGAGCCAGCTGGGCGAGTTCCACGTCCGGATGAAAG GACTGGCAGGCTTTGCCCGGCTTTGTGCTGGTGACCAGTATGAG ATCTTCATGAAGTATGGACGGCAGCGGTGGAAGCTGCGAGGGCGCATCGAGGTGAACAGCAAGCAGGTGTGGGACAGCGAGGAAATGGTTTTCTTGCCCCTCGTCACTGAGTTCCTCTCCATCAAG GTGACGGAGCTAAAGAGCCTGGCCAACCATGTTGTGGTGGGCAATGTGTCCTGTGAGACCAAGGACCTCtttgcagctctgccccaggtAGTGGCTGTGGATATCAATGACCTGGGCACCCTCAAACTCAGCCTGGAGGTGACCTGGAA ccccttcGACAAGGATGACCAGCCCTCAGCAGCCAGCAGCGTCAACAAGGCTTCCACAGTGAACAAGAGGTTCTCCACCTACAACCAGAGTCCGCCTGACACGCCATCCCTGCGGGAACAGGCATTCTAT aACATGCTGCGGCGccaggaagagctggagaacGGCACAGCCTGGTCCATCTCCTCTGAGTCCTCGGATGACTCCTCCAGCCCCCAGCTGTCCAGCAGCGCCCGCCATGCCACACACAAGCCCATCGTGCAGCCTGAGGTGCAGGCCTCCGCCCCCGCCATCGAGATCTCCTTCTCCCAGCAACCAGAGGAGGCTGACGCCGTGCTCGGGGCCAGTGGCAGCAGTGTCCCCCCTGCTGGGAGCCAGCCAGAGGAGCCAAGCAGCCGTAAGAAGGATACAGTGGCCAACGGGCATGTGCCCTACTCCCGGACTCTGAGCCACATCAGCGAGGCCAGTGTGGATGCCACAATGGAGGTCAAGACTGCAGAGAGCCCTTGGGAGCCTGTGCCCAGCACggaggacacagggatgggcgAGCAAGACTCACAAACTCTCCCTGGTGCTGCggtggcagctgctgtggcagggcaggacagggccaTTGAGGCCAAGCCTCGCGCCTCCGTGGCATGGGCACCCTCCTGTGAGGAGGTGGCtggcagggccgagccagtgCAGAGCCAGGCGCCAGCACAGAGTGACTATGGCACCGGGAtccccacagcactggcacAAGCCTCTGCAGAAGAGAGGCCCACCCCAACCCCACCACTGCCCACCAGTACCCCTGAGGTGCCGCGGGGGAAGATGGTGGATTCAGGTCTGGAGGAGGCAATTGGcctcctgggctcagctctggatGACTATCGGGGACagttcccagagctgcagccccttgAACGGGAGCTCAAACGTctggaggagatgctgctg cagaagcaagGTGTCTTCCTCAGCCGGGCCTCCAGCATCAGCCTGACCGTGGAGCACGCACTGGAGAGCTTCAGCTTCCTCAACACCTCTGACATGGAGGACTCAGAGGGTTCTGAGGAGGAGCCTCTCCAAGATGAGAG AAGGGCTGGCAGACCTCTGcgcagcagcagggcccccAGCGCTGGCGAGGTGGGGGCAGATGACACCGGAATGTGCAGCGGTTCTGAGGCCAGCACTGACCCCATGAGCACTGGCAATGAGTTCCTGGATAAGGCTCTGGTGCTTCACCTCAACAACTGCAACCGCCTGCTGCTG AAGCTGGGCACCTTTGGTCCCCTGCGGTGCCAGGAGATGTATGCCCTGGACAGGCTGCTGCGGGAGTCGCAGGTGCTGGAGATCGTGTGCCAGCTGACGGAGGAGCGCGCAGGAGCAGCCAGTTCAGCTGCTGATG tggTGCAGTTCTCGACGCGGAAGGAGGGCGTGCTGCCCCTTTGGGACCTCTGTGTGGAAGTGCCCAACGTCTACACCTGCCCCGTGGAGCGGTTCCTGCAGGTGCTCAGTGCCCAGTACGCAGCTCCCATCAGCGAGCAGCACCCTGGTTTGGCTGATGCTG TGTGTGTGAAACTAGTGGAGGATGTGCTGAATCGGCGGCTGCCCCGGCGGCCCGGCAGCGCCCAGAGTGAGCAGGTCACCATCTTCCAGTACTGGAGCTACTTTGAGTCACTCGGTGCCCTGGTGCTTGACACCTACATgatggagctggcagaggaag cactgctggcacagaacCTCAACTCGGACGACCAGGACGTGGTGCTGCGCGCCCTGAAGCGCATGCCCGAGGGCCGCCTGAAGAAGGAGGGGCTGAAGGCGCTGAGCCTGCTCCTCGTGGAGGGCAACAGCAAGGTGGTGAGCGCCGTGTCAGCCCAGCTCCGCAGCCTGGCAGAAAACCCCCGCTTCCGCCAACGG GCCCTCGTGTgcttcctggagcagctggaggatgaGGAGGTGCAGACACGTGTGGCAGGGTGTGCGGCGCTGGGCTGCTTGAAG GCCAAAGAGAGCATTGAGCAGCTGGTTTACCTGTGCCAAACCGACAAAGAGCCTGTGCGGGAGGCGGCCAAGCAGAGCCTGATGCTGTGTG GGGAAGATGGTAAATCAGCTCACCGGCGACTGGAGGAGACCCTGGATAGCCTCCCGCGGATCTTTGCACCAGCCAGCATGGCCAGTACAGCTTTCTGA